CGTCGTTGGGCGCCGGGCGGATCGAGTAGATGCCGAAAAAGCTTCGCGTCATCTTGCCCGGCACGGCGCTGAGCTCCAGCCGCTCCCACCCGCCGGCGGCAATCAGCAGCGAGCAAACCGCGGCGGTGAAAAGCAGCCGGTTGCCGATGGCTGCGATGGCAATGACGAGGATGGACACCATCGCCATGTGGTTGAGCGGCTTCGACGTTTGAAATCCGAGCACATCCTTGCCCAGAAAGGCGAGCAGGATGAGCAACACGATTGCCGCCATGGTGAGCGTGCTTCCGCGGCGCCTGTCGTTCCATAGCCTGCCGAGCGGCTCGAACGGGTTGCGGTTGATCATCAGCGCCGCCGCTGCCGCAAGCAGGATCAAATGCTCGTAGGTCCAGTCGAAGATGAGCGGCGCGAGCAGCGCGCAAAAGGCGCCGCCGATCACGCCGCCGATCGACATGGCGAGATAGAAGAGCGTCAGATGCTGGGCGTCCGGACGAGAGTCGAACAACCGGCTGTGCAGCGACACCGAGACCGTGAAGAGGTTGACGATCGAGATCACGCAGAAGACCAGCGCGAGCCAATTCTGGTCCACGAACACCGCAAAGCAGGCAAGCAGAAGGAACAGCGGCGCGAGGCGCGCGATCGCCTCGGCCGGCTTTCGGTTAGTGGCGAAGGCAAAGGTGAAGCTTAGCAGATAGACGCCAAGCGGAAGCACCCATAGCAGTGGCATCGCAACGAGGTCGGTCGTGATGTGGAGGGTCGTCGAGAGGATCAGGCCCGAAGGAACGGCGGCGAGCAGGATCCAGAATCCGAACTCGCGTCGCGACGGGTTGGGCGTCGCCTCTTCCGGCGGCCGCTGCGTTGCGTTGCGCGGCAGGACCATGGCGCACCAGCCGACGAGCAAGATCATCAGACCGTAGGCAAGGCTCCACAGCAGGCGCTGCTCGCCGATGGGAAGCAGCGGCTCGACCAGCAGCGGATAGGCGATGAGGCCGCCGAAGCTGCCGAGGTTCGATGCCGCATAAAGAGGGTACGGATCGGTGCCGATTTCGCCGTACCAGCGCTGCAGCAGCGGCGCCTGCGCCGAGACGGCGAAGAACAATGGGCCGATGGAGACGAGCAGCAGCCACGGCACCCACAGGAAGGGATTCGCGCTGGGCGGCGGCACGGCGGCGATCAGGCCGATCGGAAGCATGAGGCCTGCCGCGAGTAGCAGGGCGATGTGGATCACAGCCTGCCTGCGCGGCGCGAACCGGCCCGTCCAGTGCGCATAGGCATAGCCGCCGAGCAGCAGCGCCTGATAGACGAGCATCGCCGAGTTCCACACGCTCGGCGCACCACCGAGGCGGGGCAGCGCCATGCGCGCGACCATCGGCTGAACGAGGAAGAGCAGGAACGAGCCGACGAAGATCGCGGCAACGAAGCGCTGCCTGGACCAGGGATTGCGCGCCTCGATGTTGCCTGCCGTTGTCGCCATTGTAGCTGACGCTAGCGGTGGATTGGCTGCATTGGGTTAACGGCGGTCGTGGACTGCCGCGTCGCGTGCCGAGGGCCATTCGGCCGCGCCGATCTCATAAACGATCTGCGGATTGACCGCCGGCCCGAAGCGCTGGTCGACGAAATCGAGTTCTTCACGCCGGGTCATGCCGAGCCGCTTCATCAAACCCTGGCTCTCCCGGTTCGGCGGGATCGTCATCGCAATGATCCGGTCGTAGCCGAATTGCCCGAAGCCGAGGTCGAGCGCGGCGATGGCTGCTTCCTTTGCGATGCCCTTCCCCCATGCGCTCTCGCGGAGGCGCCAGCCGATTTCGGGCACGCCCGCCAGCTTGTTGGCGCCCGGCGTGTTGACCCGCTTCAGACCGCAAAAGCCTTGGATTTCGCCCGTCGCGCGATCCTCGACGACCCAGAAAGTATGGCCATAATCGCGCTGGTAGCTGCACAAGCGATCGAACCCTGCGCGCCACTCTTCCGGCGATTGCACGCCGCCCAGATGACGCATCACGGCCGGCTTGTTCATGATCTCGTAGAAGGCCTGCTCGTCCGGCACGTCCCATTCGCGGAGGCGCAGCCGCTCGGTCTCGGCAACGAACTTAGCCACGGAGCGCCTCGACGCCGCGAA
This portion of the Sphingomonas limnosediminicola genome encodes:
- a CDS encoding fused MFS/spermidine synthase, giving the protein MATTAGNIEARNPWSRQRFVAAIFVGSFLLFLVQPMVARMALPRLGGAPSVWNSAMLVYQALLLGGYAYAHWTGRFAPRRQAVIHIALLLAAGLMLPIGLIAAVPPPSANPFLWVPWLLLVSIGPLFFAVSAQAPLLQRWYGEIGTDPYPLYAASNLGSFGGLIAYPLLVEPLLPIGEQRLLWSLAYGLMILLVGWCAMVLPRNATQRPPEEATPNPSRREFGFWILLAAVPSGLILSTTLHITTDLVAMPLLWVLPLGVYLLSFTFAFATNRKPAEAIARLAPLFLLLACFAVFVDQNWLALVFCVISIVNLFTVSVSLHSRLFDSRPDAQHLTLFYLAMSIGGVIGGAFCALLAPLIFDWTYEHLILLAAAAALMINRNPFEPLGRLWNDRRRGSTLTMAAIVLLILLAFLGKDVLGFQTSKPLNHMAMVSILVIAIAAIGNRLLFTAAVCSLLIAAGGWERLELSAVPGKMTRSFFGIYSIRPAPNDARMLVHGTTLHGVQNIGSSQRERMETTYYAHGSGVGLAMDAVPQLFGASARVGVVGLGAGTLACYAQPGQRWTFFEIDPVVATIARDPQRFSFISQCKPDARIEIGDARLLIERKPPAVVDLLVIDAFSSDSVPMHLLTEEAFADYRRMLSGRGLLMVHISNRYLDLQPVVAAAAMRGGWHAIQRQYVPDSTGSLQNESASNWIAMSPSADTLKQLIARSPGKWTMLQGRKGFTPWTDDHASVMPLIKL
- a CDS encoding GNAT family N-acetyltransferase, yielding MAKFVAETERLRLREWDVPDEQAFYEIMNKPAVMRHLGGVQSPEEWRAGFDRLCSYQRDYGHTFWVVEDRATGEIQGFCGLKRVNTPGANKLAGVPEIGWRLRESAWGKGIAKEAAIAALDLGFGQFGYDRIIAMTIPPNRESQGLMKRLGMTRREELDFVDQRFGPAVNPQIVYEIGAAEWPSARDAAVHDRR